The following are from one region of the Mannheimia granulomatis genome:
- the pyrF gene encoding orotidine-5'-phosphate decarboxylase — MNNKVIVALDYETEREALEFVDLVDPSLCRLKVGKEMFTTLGINFVKQLHERKFDVFLDLKYHDIPNTVARAVRSAADLGVWMVDLHASGGLTMMEEAKKILEPYGKDAPLLIAVTVLTSMEDLDLLQIGINASPMEQVIRLAHLAQRAGLDGVVCSPQEVDVLRTHCGKDFKLITPGIRPEGADFGDQRRVMTPKQAVETGADYLVIGRPITQAQDPLSVLKSINQSINS; from the coding sequence ATGAACAATAAAGTCATTGTAGCTTTAGATTATGAAACAGAACGTGAAGCTCTTGAATTTGTTGATTTAGTTGATCCATCACTCTGCCGTTTAAAAGTCGGCAAAGAGATGTTTACTACACTAGGCATAAATTTTGTGAAACAACTGCATGAACGTAAATTTGATGTATTCCTTGATTTAAAATACCACGATATTCCAAATACTGTTGCCCGAGCAGTACGCTCAGCGGCGGATTTAGGCGTGTGGATGGTAGATTTACATGCTTCCGGTGGTTTAACCATGATGGAAGAAGCGAAAAAAATCCTAGAGCCTTATGGTAAGGATGCGCCATTATTGATTGCGGTAACTGTATTAACCAGCATGGAAGACCTGGATTTATTACAAATTGGTATTAATGCTTCGCCAATGGAGCAGGTGATTCGTTTAGCGCATTTAGCTCAACGTGCAGGATTAGATGGCGTTGTCTGTTCACCACAAGAAGTGGATGTGTTACGAACCCATTGTGGTAAAGATTTCAAACTCATTACTCCGGGCATTCGACCTGAAGGTGCAGATTTTGGTGATCAACGTCGAGTAATGACGCCTAAACAAGCGGTTGAAACCGGTGCTGATTATTTGGTGATTGGTCGTCCTATTACTCAAGCACAAGACCCGTTATCTGTTCTAAAATCAATTAACCAATCTATTAACAGCTAA
- a CDS encoding LapA family protein: MVKYILGVLIVIAVIIVAITIGANNDQIITFNYIVAQSELRLSTLVAVLFGLGLILGWLVTGIFYLKVKLQNIALTRRVKRQAQQIAELTTPKVE, from the coding sequence ATGGTTAAGTATATTCTAGGTGTTTTAATTGTGATTGCAGTTATTATTGTAGCAATTACAATTGGTGCTAATAATGATCAAATTATCACCTTTAATTATATTGTGGCACAAAGTGAATTGCGTTTATCTACATTAGTGGCTGTTTTATTCGGACTAGGATTGATTTTAGGCTGGTTAGTTACAGGCATTTTCTACTTAAAAGTTAAGTTACAAAATATCGCACTTACTCGCCGTGTAAAACGTCAAGCACAGCAAATTGCTGAACTTACTACTCCTAAGGTTGAATAA
- the pheT gene encoding phenylalanine--tRNA ligase subunit beta, translating into MKFNESWLREWVNPAINTEQLCDQITMLGLEVDDVEAVAGQFSGVVVGEVVECAQHPDADKLRVTKVNVGGDRLLDIVCGAPNCRQGLKVACAVDGAVLPGDFKIKKTKLRGQPSEGMLCSYSELGIKEDHSGIIELPADAPIGQDFRDYLNLNDVAIEISLTPNRADCLSISGIAREVGVVNQLDVQEPFINAVAATITDKIAVELQAPEACPRYLSRVVKNVNVKATSPLWLQEKLRRCGIRSIDPIVDITNLSLLELGQPMHAFDAAKIDGNIQVRMAKDGEELVLLDGTTAKLQSNTLVIADSKGALAMAGIFGGEASGVSENTKDVVLEAAFFAPLAITGRARQYGLHTDASHRFERGVDPELTHKAMERATALLLEICGGEAGEIVEAVSETNLPKRDAVTLRRSKLDSVIGYHIEDKTVTDILTRLGLNVTCADNTWTAIAPSWRFDIEIEEDLIEEVARIYGYNSIPNNSPLAHLTMKGTPEKLLEANRIRMALVDSDYQEVITYSFVDPKKQALLHPNQEALILPNPISSEMSAMRVSLLTGLLDTIVYNQSRQQNRVRIFEGGLRFIPDNNAESGVRQEYVFGAAIVGDKRPVHWENKSEAADFFDLKGDIERILSLTSIRHDLEFVAKQFPALHPGQSAAIMLDGKEIGFIGTVHPSIVQKLGIKGKPIVCEILASAISERPVAQAGEISRFPANNRDIAVVVDESTPAGEVLNACRKAAGSQLVALNLFDVYRGANLDADKKSLAISLTVQNTEKTLEEDEINAVVQSVLDELAKRFSAVLRD; encoded by the coding sequence ATGAAATTCAATGAATCTTGGTTGCGTGAATGGGTGAATCCAGCCATTAACACAGAACAATTATGCGACCAAATTACCATGTTAGGTTTAGAAGTTGATGATGTAGAAGCCGTTGCAGGCCAATTTTCCGGTGTAGTAGTGGGCGAAGTGGTGGAGTGCGCTCAGCACCCGGATGCCGATAAATTACGTGTTACCAAAGTGAATGTAGGCGGCGATCGTTTATTAGATATCGTCTGTGGTGCACCGAATTGCCGTCAAGGCTTAAAAGTGGCGTGTGCGGTTGATGGTGCAGTTTTACCGGGCGATTTTAAAATCAAGAAAACAAAATTACGTGGTCAGCCGTCAGAAGGTATGCTTTGCTCTTATTCAGAATTAGGCATTAAAGAAGATCATAGTGGCATTATCGAATTACCTGCAGATGCACCAATCGGTCAGGATTTCCGTGACTATTTGAATTTAAACGATGTAGCGATTGAAATCAGCTTAACACCAAACCGTGCTGATTGTTTAAGCATTTCAGGTATTGCTCGTGAAGTGGGTGTAGTTAATCAACTTGATGTACAAGAGCCTTTTATCAATGCTGTTGCGGCGACTATTACCGATAAAATTGCAGTGGAATTACAAGCACCTGAAGCTTGCCCACGTTATTTATCTCGTGTGGTAAAAAATGTGAATGTTAAAGCGACATCGCCATTATGGTTACAAGAAAAACTACGCCGTTGTGGTATTCGCTCTATTGATCCAATTGTTGATATTACTAACTTAAGTTTATTAGAACTCGGTCAGCCGATGCACGCCTTTGATGCCGCAAAAATTGATGGCAACATTCAAGTACGTATGGCGAAAGACGGCGAAGAATTAGTGTTGTTAGATGGCACAACGGCAAAATTACAAAGTAATACGCTTGTGATTGCCGATAGCAAAGGCGCATTGGCAATGGCAGGTATTTTCGGTGGTGAAGCCAGTGGTGTGAGTGAAAATACTAAAGATGTAGTTTTAGAAGCGGCATTTTTTGCTCCATTAGCAATTACAGGTCGTGCTCGCCAATATGGTTTACATACTGATGCTTCTCACCGTTTCGAACGTGGGGTTGATCCGGAATTAACACACAAAGCAATGGAACGTGCAACAGCATTATTATTAGAAATCTGTGGCGGTGAGGCTGGTGAAATTGTTGAGGCAGTCAGCGAAACAAATTTACCAAAACGTGATGCTGTCACGCTGCGCCGTAGTAAATTAGATTCAGTAATTGGTTATCATATCGAAGATAAGACTGTTACCGATATTCTAACTCGCTTAGGTTTAAATGTAACATGTGCTGATAATACCTGGACTGCTATTGCTCCAAGCTGGCGTTTTGATATCGAAATTGAAGAAGATTTAATTGAGGAAGTGGCTCGCATCTATGGATACAATAGTATTCCCAATAATTCACCACTTGCGCATTTAACAATGAAAGGCACACCGGAAAAATTATTAGAGGCAAACCGTATCCGTATGGCATTAGTAGATAGTGATTACCAAGAAGTCATTACCTATAGCTTTGTCGATCCGAAAAAACAGGCATTATTACACCCGAATCAAGAAGCATTAATTTTACCGAACCCAATTTCAAGCGAAATGTCTGCAATGCGCGTTTCACTATTAACCGGCTTACTTGATACTATCGTTTATAACCAAAGTCGTCAGCAAAACCGAGTGCGTATTTTTGAAGGGGGCTTACGCTTTATTCCGGATAATAATGCCGAATCTGGTGTCCGACAAGAATACGTATTTGGAGCGGCTATTGTAGGCGATAAACGTCCTGTTCATTGGGAAAATAAATCTGAGGCAGCAGATTTCTTTGATTTAAAAGGCGATATTGAGCGTATTTTATCACTAACATCTATTCGTCATGATTTAGAGTTTGTTGCAAAACAGTTTCCAGCGCTACATCCGGGGCAATCGGCCGCTATTATGCTAGACGGTAAAGAAATTGGTTTTATCGGTACGGTTCATCCATCAATTGTGCAGAAATTAGGTATTAAAGGTAAGCCGATTGTATGTGAAATCTTAGCAAGTGCTATTTCTGAACGTCCTGTTGCACAAGCGGGCGAAATTTCCCGCTTCCCTGCAAATAATCGTGATATTGCGGTTGTAGTTGATGAATCAACGCCTGCCGGTGAGGTGTTAAATGCTTGCCGCAAGGCAGCAGGTAGCCAATTGGTTGCATTAAATTTATTTGATGTTTACCGTGGCGCCAACTTAGATGCCGATAAGAAGAGTTTAGCTATCAGTTTAACGGTACAAAATACCGAGAAAACATTGGAAGAAGATGAAATTAACGCTGTTGTTCAATCTGTACTAGATGAATTGGCAAAACGCTTTAGTGCTGTACTTCGTGATTAA
- a CDS encoding integration host factor subunit beta — protein MTKSELIESLVSKNPTLQNKMVEDCVKEILEHLSLTLEEGGRVEVRGFGSFSLHYRQPRLGRNPKTGDSVPLSAKYVPHFKAGKDLKERVDLI, from the coding sequence ATGACTAAATCTGAATTAATTGAGAGTTTAGTGTCTAAAAATCCTACTTTGCAGAATAAAATGGTGGAAGATTGTGTAAAAGAAATTTTAGAGCATCTTTCGTTGACTTTAGAAGAAGGTGGGAGAGTCGAGGTTAGAGGATTCGGTAGCTTCTCATTACACTATCGCCAGCCCCGTTTAGGGCGTAATCCAAAAACAGGGGATAGTGTGCCATTATCTGCAAAATATGTTCCCCACTTTAAAGCAGGTAAAGATCTAAAAGAGAGAGTAGACTTAATTTAA
- the pheS gene encoding phenylalanine--tRNA ligase subunit alpha translates to MHNLESLVAQAVEAVNAANDVAALEAVKVEYFGKKGHFTALMQGLRDVPAEERPAVGQKINDAKQIAQDALNAKKEALETAELNAKLANESIDVSLPGRKTELGGLHPVSITIERVVKFFSELGFTVANGPEIETDYYNFDALNIPAHHPARADHDTFWFDAKRLLRTQTSGVQIRTMENVKPPIRIVAPGRVYRNDYDQTHTPMFHQIELLYVDKKANFTELKGLIHDFLKAFFEEDLQVRFRPSFFPFTEPSAEVDVMRQNGKWLEVLGCGMVHPNVLRNVGIDPDEYSGFAVGMGVERLTMLRYNVTDLRSFFENDLRFLKQFK, encoded by the coding sequence ATGCACAACTTAGAAAGTTTAGTAGCACAGGCAGTTGAGGCAGTAAATGCAGCAAATGATGTTGCTGCATTAGAAGCAGTAAAAGTAGAATATTTTGGCAAAAAAGGACATTTTACCGCATTAATGCAAGGTTTGCGTGATGTACCGGCAGAAGAGCGTCCGGCAGTTGGTCAGAAAATTAATGATGCGAAACAAATTGCACAAGATGCACTGAATGCCAAAAAAGAAGCATTAGAAACAGCAGAGTTAAATGCTAAATTAGCTAATGAAAGTATTGATGTCTCGCTTCCGGGGCGTAAAACAGAATTAGGTGGCTTACACCCTGTGTCTATCACCATTGAGCGTGTTGTGAAATTCTTCTCTGAGTTAGGTTTTACAGTAGCAAACGGCCCTGAAATCGAAACGGACTACTATAACTTTGATGCGTTAAATATTCCTGCTCATCACCCTGCTCGTGCAGATCATGATACTTTCTGGTTTGATGCAAAACGTCTACTTAGAACCCAAACTTCCGGTGTGCAAATTCGTACGATGGAAAATGTTAAACCACCTATCCGTATTGTTGCACCGGGCCGTGTATATCGTAACGATTATGACCAAACTCACACCCCGATGTTCCACCAAATCGAACTGCTTTATGTGGATAAAAAAGCTAACTTTACTGAATTAAAAGGATTGATCCACGATTTCTTAAAAGCGTTCTTTGAAGAAGATTTGCAAGTGCGTTTCCGTCCATCATTCTTCCCGTTCACAGAGCCTTCAGCAGAAGTGGATGTAATGCGCCAAAACGGTAAATGGTTAGAAGTGTTAGGCTGTGGTATGGTTCATCCGAATGTATTACGTAATGTAGGAATCGATCCTGATGAATATAGCGGCTTTGCGGTTGGGATGGGCGTTGAGCGTTTAACTATGCTTCGCTACAATGTCACGGATTTACGTTCATTCTTTGAAAATGACTTACGTTTCTTAAAACAATTTAAGTAA
- the lapB gene encoding lipopolysaccharide assembly protein LapB, with the protein MLELLFLLLPIAALYGWYMGQRSAKKDQENLNNKFSREYVTGLNFLLSNQQEKAVDLFLSMLQKHESENQILTESQFEAELTLGNLFRSRGEVDRALRIHQALVNSPDYSFEQKLLAKQQLAKDFMMAGFYDRAENYYIALVDEPEFAPHSLSQLAVIYQKTREWKKAINVSEKLLKIIPETDKIPLSHYYCEYAQAVKLEDKNAFIESLNKSLEYYPQSTRASMMLGDFYLEQKEYSQALEYFEQILQQDPDYISEVLGRVREAYLALNDPNSYELFLIKANRVKHNSSVDLALTEFIEEKDGVHAAHAKLYQQLSTYPNLITFHRFIRYQADCAEAGNGKESLLLLHNMVGNQIKRSFQYRCLNCGYQGYRLMWYCPSCRQWEKIKPIQSIEGII; encoded by the coding sequence ATGCTTGAATTATTGTTCCTTTTATTGCCTATTGCCGCGCTATATGGTTGGTATATGGGGCAGCGTAGTGCAAAAAAGGATCAAGAAAACCTCAATAATAAGTTTTCTCGTGAATATGTTACGGGGTTAAACTTTCTTCTTTCTAATCAACAGGAAAAGGCAGTTGATCTTTTCCTCTCTATGTTACAAAAACATGAGTCTGAAAATCAAATTTTAACTGAATCCCAATTTGAAGCCGAATTAACATTAGGTAATCTTTTTCGTTCAAGGGGAGAAGTTGATAGAGCATTACGTATTCATCAAGCTTTAGTAAATAGTCCGGATTATTCATTTGAACAAAAATTACTTGCCAAACAGCAACTGGCAAAAGATTTTATGATGGCAGGTTTTTATGATCGGGCTGAAAATTACTATATTGCTTTAGTTGATGAACCTGAATTTGCTCCTCACTCATTATCACAGCTGGCTGTTATTTACCAAAAAACACGAGAATGGAAAAAAGCGATTAATGTTTCTGAAAAGCTACTAAAAATTATACCTGAAACGGACAAAATACCACTTTCTCACTACTACTGTGAATATGCTCAAGCGGTTAAATTAGAAGATAAAAATGCATTTATTGAATCACTAAATAAATCGTTAGAATATTACCCACAATCGACTCGTGCCTCAATGATGCTAGGCGATTTTTATTTGGAACAAAAAGAATACTCCCAAGCTTTAGAGTATTTTGAACAAATATTGCAACAAGACCCTGATTATATCAGCGAAGTACTTGGTAGAGTACGTGAGGCTTATTTGGCACTGAACGATCCAAATAGTTATGAATTGTTTCTGATTAAAGCAAACCGAGTTAAACATAATAGCAGCGTAGATCTTGCACTAACTGAATTTATTGAAGAAAAAGATGGGGTACATGCAGCACATGCTAAGTTATATCAGCAACTAAGTACTTATCCAAATTTAATTACCTTCCACCGATTTATTCGCTATCAGGCAGATTGTGCAGAAGCCGGAAATGGTAAAGAGAGTTTATTATTATTGCACAACATGGTAGGTAACCAAATTAAACGTAGTTTTCAGTACCGTTGTTTAAATTGTGGCTATCAAGGGTATCGTTTAATGTGGTATTGTCCCTCTTGCCGTCAATGGGAAAAAATTAAGCCGATACAAAGTATCGAGGGAATTATTTAA
- the cmk gene encoding (d)CMP kinase yields MEKIVITVDGPSGAGKGTLCHALAEKLGFDFLDSGALYRITALSAVNKGISLEDEDSLADVGRNLNIQFLPQNGEISVILDGENVGDQIRTAQAGQNASKVAAFPKVREALLARQRAFSTERGLIADGRDMGTVVFPDAQIKLFLDASAQERAKRRVKQLQEKGFNANFDKILAEIEERDFRDRNREVAPLVPAKDALLLDSTHLSIDDVIKQALDYIAQYIKY; encoded by the coding sequence ATGGAAAAGATTGTTATTACGGTAGATGGTCCAAGCGGAGCTGGGAAAGGAACATTATGTCACGCACTGGCTGAAAAATTAGGATTTGATTTTTTAGATTCAGGAGCGTTATATCGTATTACGGCATTAAGTGCAGTCAATAAGGGCATTTCTCTAGAGGATGAAGATAGTCTTGCAGATGTGGGGCGTAATCTTAATATTCAATTTTTACCCCAGAATGGTGAAATTAGCGTCATTCTTGATGGGGAAAATGTGGGCGACCAAATTCGTACCGCACAAGCGGGTCAAAATGCTTCAAAAGTTGCAGCTTTCCCTAAAGTAAGAGAGGCATTATTAGCGCGTCAGCGAGCATTTAGTACCGAAAGAGGTCTAATTGCTGATGGTAGAGATATGGGAACTGTTGTCTTTCCAGATGCACAAATCAAACTTTTTTTAGACGCAAGTGCACAGGAACGAGCAAAAAGACGTGTAAAACAGTTGCAAGAAAAGGGATTTAATGCTAACTTTGATAAGATTTTAGCCGAGATTGAAGAGCGTGATTTTCGAGATAGAAATCGTGAAGTTGCTCCTTTAGTTCCAGCTAAAGATGCGTTACTGTTAGATTCAACGCATTTATCTATTGATGATGTGATCAAACAGGCTTTAGATTATATCGCTCAATATATTAAATATTAG
- the rpsA gene encoding 30S ribosomal protein S1 → MSELSFAQLLEESFAATPRLGDVVKGTVVAIQKGYVVVDTGFKSESSIPAEEFTNAQGELEVQVGDEVDVVLKAVEDGFGETVVSRGDAKRNEAWIALEKAFEEQATVIGFVNGKVKGGFTVELNGVRAFLPGSLIDTRPVRDSLNLEGKEYEFKVIKLDQKRNNVVVSRRAVIETESNQDRDAVLANLVEGSEVKGTVKNLTDYGAFVDLGGVDGLLHITDMAWKRVKHPSEVVNVGDEVTVKVLKFDKDKTRVSLGLKQLGQDPWAVIAQNHPVNSKLSGKVTNLTDYGCFVEILDGVEGLVHVSEMDWTNKNIHPSKVVNVGDVVEVMVLEVDEERRRISLGLKQCKANPWEQFAATHNKNDKVSGKIKSITDFGIFIGLEGGIDGLVHLSDISWNVSGEEAVRNYKKGDEVEAVVLQVDAIKERISLGIKQLESDPFTNFVDSTKKGAILTGKVVEVDAKGVKVELDGGVEAFIRANEATAERVEDITSVISVGDEIEAKYTGVDRKSRVVNLSVRAKNEAEESAAIAQVNKEEVAVPNAFAEAFKAAKGE, encoded by the coding sequence ATGTCAGAATTATCGTTTGCTCAACTACTTGAAGAATCATTTGCAGCTACACCTCGTTTAGGTGATGTTGTTAAAGGTACTGTTGTTGCTATCCAAAAAGGTTATGTTGTTGTTGATACAGGTTTTAAATCTGAATCATCAATTCCTGCTGAAGAATTTACAAATGCTCAAGGCGAACTTGAAGTTCAAGTTGGTGATGAAGTTGATGTTGTTCTTAAAGCAGTAGAAGATGGCTTCGGTGAAACAGTTGTTTCTCGTGGTGATGCAAAACGTAACGAAGCTTGGATTGCTTTAGAGAAAGCATTTGAAGAACAAGCTACAGTTATCGGTTTTGTTAATGGTAAAGTTAAAGGTGGTTTCACTGTTGAATTAAACGGTGTGCGTGCATTCTTACCAGGTTCATTAATTGATACTCGTCCGGTTCGTGATTCTTTAAACTTAGAAGGTAAAGAGTACGAATTCAAAGTAATCAAATTAGACCAAAAACGTAACAACGTAGTTGTTTCTCGTCGTGCTGTAATCGAAACAGAAAGCAACCAAGATCGTGATGCTGTGTTAGCGAACTTAGTTGAAGGTTCTGAAGTTAAAGGTACAGTTAAAAACTTAACTGACTACGGTGCATTCGTAGATTTAGGTGGTGTTGACGGCTTATTACACATCACTGATATGGCTTGGAAACGTGTTAAACACCCAAGCGAAGTAGTTAATGTTGGTGATGAAGTTACTGTTAAAGTATTAAAATTTGACAAAGATAAAACTCGTGTATCATTAGGCTTAAAACAATTAGGTCAAGATCCATGGGCCGTAATCGCACAAAACCACCCGGTAAACAGCAAATTAAGCGGTAAAGTAACTAACTTAACAGACTATGGCTGTTTCGTTGAAATTTTAGACGGTGTTGAAGGTTTAGTTCACGTTTCAGAAATGGATTGGACAAACAAAAACATCCACCCATCTAAAGTGGTTAATGTAGGTGATGTAGTTGAAGTAATGGTACTTGAAGTTGATGAAGAGCGTCGTCGTATCTCATTAGGTTTAAAACAATGTAAAGCAAACCCTTGGGAACAATTTGCAGCGACTCACAACAAAAACGATAAAGTATCAGGTAAAATCAAATCAATCACTGATTTCGGTATCTTCATCGGTTTAGAAGGTGGTATTGACGGTTTAGTTCACTTATCAGACATTTCTTGGAATGTTTCTGGTGAAGAAGCTGTTCGTAACTACAAAAAAGGTGATGAAGTTGAAGCAGTAGTTTTACAAGTTGATGCAATAAAAGAGCGTATTTCTTTAGGTATCAAACAACTAGAATCTGATCCGTTCACAAACTTTGTTGATAGTACGAAAAAAGGTGCAATCTTAACAGGTAAAGTTGTTGAAGTTGATGCGAAAGGCGTTAAAGTAGAATTAGACGGTGGTGTTGAAGCATTCATCCGTGCAAACGAAGCAACAGCTGAGCGTGTAGAAGACATCACATCAGTAATCTCTGTAGGCGATGAAATCGAAGCAAAATACACAGGTGTTGATCGTAAGTCTCGTGTAGTAAACTTATCTGTTCGTGCGAAAAACGAAGCTGAAGAATCAGCTGCAATTGCTCAAGTGAACAAAGAAGAAGTTGCAGTACCTAATGCGTTTGCTGAAGCTTTCAAAGCAGCTAAAGGCGAATAA
- the degS gene encoding outer membrane-stress sensor serine endopeptidase DegS, with product MLKKIGQAVIFGLFCAILILFVAPLVQNKGSFFSFSALKQPGITSYSSAVKIASPAVVNVYNRNFSSENSVFEIKNLGSGVIMSSNGYILTNKHVIQDADQIVVALQNGLISTEARLVGDDSLTDLAVLKIDAENLPTIPQNTERKVEVGDVVLAIGNPLNLGQSITQGIVSAIGRNTLTESGRQNFIQTDVSINQGNSGGALINSAGELIGINTLRLGKNTNELSEGLNFAIPINLANQIMQKIIKDGCVIRGYFGVSTDLIDAAKIQGYEKGVIIAGVSENGPAAKAGIQSGDLVLKIGDVEALSPSQMMEALAEMKPYSTVKVIVQRGNQLLNFDVTISELQAQ from the coding sequence ATGCTGAAAAAAATCGGACAAGCGGTTATTTTTGGACTTTTTTGTGCAATTTTAATTCTGTTTGTTGCTCCTTTGGTTCAGAATAAAGGGAGTTTTTTCTCATTTTCAGCGTTAAAACAACCTGGTATCACAAGTTATAGTTCTGCAGTTAAAATTGCATCACCTGCTGTAGTTAATGTTTATAACCGTAACTTTAGTTCTGAAAACTCGGTCTTTGAGATTAAAAATTTAGGCTCAGGGGTTATTATGAGTAGCAATGGTTATATATTGACTAATAAACATGTGATTCAAGACGCTGATCAAATTGTAGTAGCCTTACAAAATGGATTAATCTCTACAGAAGCTAGGTTAGTGGGGGATGATTCATTAACTGATTTAGCGGTATTAAAGATAGATGCTGAAAATTTACCGACAATTCCACAAAATACTGAACGTAAAGTAGAAGTTGGCGATGTTGTCTTAGCGATTGGTAATCCCTTAAATTTGGGGCAGAGTATTACTCAAGGTATTGTGAGCGCGATTGGCCGAAATACTCTAACTGAGAGTGGTAGACAAAATTTTATTCAAACGGATGTTTCTATTAATCAGGGTAATTCAGGTGGCGCTTTGATTAATAGTGCAGGGGAGCTGATTGGTATTAATACACTACGTTTAGGTAAAAATACCAATGAGCTTTCGGAAGGGTTAAATTTTGCCATTCCAATTAATTTAGCTAATCAGATTATGCAAAAAATTATCAAAGATGGTTGTGTGATTCGTGGCTATTTTGGCGTAAGTACAGATTTAATTGATGCGGCTAAAATACAAGGCTATGAAAAAGGAGTTATCATTGCCGGGGTAAGTGAGAATGGACCTGCTGCGAAAGCCGGTATTCAGTCTGGCGATTTAGTACTTAAAATTGGTGATGTTGAAGCGCTATCCCCATCGCAAATGATGGAGGCATTAGCAGAAATGAAACCCTATAGTACAGTAAAAGTGATCGTTCAGCGTGGGAATCAATTATTGAATTTTGATGTTACTATCAGTGAGTTACAAGCCCAATAG
- the yciH gene encoding stress response translation initiation inhibitor YciH, whose translation MTLVYSTETGRIKPEIVKEERPKGDGIVRIQRQTSGRKGKGVCVITGLDLDDKGLNSLASELKRKLGCGGSFKDGIIEIQGDNRDLIKQILEQKGFTVKLSGG comes from the coding sequence ATGACATTAGTCTATTCCACAGAAACAGGCAGAATTAAGCCTGAAATAGTAAAAGAAGAACGCCCCAAAGGAGATGGCATTGTGCGTATTCAACGCCAAACCAGTGGTCGAAAAGGGAAGGGTGTTTGTGTAATTACCGGTCTTGATTTAGATGATAAAGGCCTAAATTCCTTAGCCTCGGAACTTAAGCGAAAATTAGGCTGTGGTGGTTCGTTTAAAGACGGAATAATTGAAATTCAAGGTGATAACCGTGATTTAATTAAACAAATTTTAGAGCAGAAAGGTTTTACAGTAAAACTGTCCGGCGGTTAA
- a CDS encoding integration host factor subunit alpha, translating to MALTKIEIAENLIAKYGLEKRIAKQFVESFFEEIRSSLERGDSVKLSGFGNFLLREKKSRPGRNPKTGENVAVSARRVVVFKAGQKLRERVENANTQTEPEA from the coding sequence ATGGCACTGACTAAGATTGAGATTGCAGAAAATCTTATTGCAAAATATGGTTTGGAAAAACGTATAGCTAAGCAATTTGTTGAGTCATTTTTTGAAGAAATCCGATCATCGCTTGAGCGTGGAGATAGTGTGAAATTATCAGGTTTCGGTAATTTTTTACTTCGAGAAAAAAAATCCCGTCCGGGACGTAATCCTAAAACCGGAGAAAATGTTGCGGTTTCTGCTCGCCGAGTGGTTGTTTTTAAAGCCGGCCAAAAATTGCGTGAGCGTGTTGAAAATGCAAACACGCAAACTGAGCCAGAGGCTTAA
- a CDS encoding NlpC/P60 family protein produces MKLTKKWLSLGILLTSVSILSACSSSDTVNKTRSGSRVSHSTYHSDLSDPIMAISRLSEHQHEWKGTRYRLGGNSKSGIDCSGFMQVTFRDLFGIDLPRTTTAQAKEGERISKSELRTGDLVFFNTGRGPNGKHVGVYVKNGQFLHASTRGGVIYSDMESPYWSKAFWQARRL; encoded by the coding sequence ATGAAATTAACTAAAAAATGGCTTTCCTTGGGGATTCTGCTCACCTCTGTGTCTATTTTATCTGCTTGTTCCAGTTCAGATACAGTAAATAAAACGAGATCGGGAAGTCGGGTTTCTCATTCAACCTATCACTCGGATTTATCCGATCCAATCATGGCGATCAGTCGATTAAGTGAACATCAACATGAATGGAAAGGAACGCGTTATCGCTTGGGTGGCAATAGTAAATCAGGTATAGATTGCTCCGGGTTCATGCAGGTGACGTTCAGAGATTTATTTGGTATTGATTTACCAAGGACAACTACTGCACAAGCAAAAGAAGGCGAACGGATTTCGAAGAGTGAGTTACGAACAGGTGATCTTGTCTTTTTTAATACAGGTCGTGGGCCAAATGGAAAACATGTTGGTGTTTATGTTAAAAATGGGCAATTCCTACATGCTTCAACGAGAGGTGGTGTCATTTATTCGGATATGGAGTCGCCTTATTGGTCAAAAGCATTCTGGCAAGCTCGTCGTTTATAA